The Rhodothermus marinus DSM 4252 DNA segment TTGAAGCCATGCTCCTGCAGGTATTCCTGCACGAGCGAGAGCATCAGTCGGGTTTCGGCCTCTTCATCGTCGTAGACGGTCAGCACTTCCACGCTTACTTCGGTACCGAAAGGCCTGAGCTGGGCGAAGCGCTGCATCGTACGGGCGGCCGTATCGCTGCCGTCATAGGCGATCAGGACCCGTTGGATGGGTCGGTATTCGGTGCCTACGATGAACGAAGGGCCGACGCTTTCCCGAACCACCCGCACCAGCGTCCTGGTTTTTTCCTCCGGATGGCTGTAGAAGAAGTGCGGCTCCTTTCCCACGACGAGCAGATCGTGCACTTTCATATCCTCCAGGATGCGGCGGAAAGGCACGCCCTCGGCCACTGTATTGCGATGCCGGAGCCCTTCTTTTTCGGCCACGTCGTCGAATTCCTCGATCAGCCGACGGGCCACGGCCCGGGCTTCTTCCGTCATCTGCTCACGCAGCTTTTCGGCGTAGTACATGCTGCCGATGCCGCCGCCTCGCGCACTGGCTTCGATATGGCCGGTGTCCACGACGGCCAGGCCAGTGACGCTGGCATCGTGCTGACGGGCAAGCTCGGCGGCATACCGGACGGCAATGCCGGTGTCCGTATCGGGATCGAGAGCGACAAGAATACGCCGGATCATGGAGTCTGAACAGCTTGGTTCCGGTTGTGTGGCTAAAAGTACGAGTTTTCCCGGTTCCGGACAAACAGGAAGGGGCGCCGGTGTTTCATTCATCCACAATGGATTTGTTTAAAAAATGTCGTCGTGTTGGTTTGTAGAAGGCTGTGGAAATGTGGATTTCGAAGTTGTGCACCGTGAAAAAAGTTGTTGTGGATAAAAACCGGGGGTATTCCACAACGTTATGCACAGCGGCCGAGTAACCAAATCGTCACATCTGGGGAATCCAGGCCGGTTTCGGAGAAACAATCCACGTTTCCACAGCAATCCACAGCTAACGACTCTGGTTCAGCGTCTCGTTATCCACCGTTGTCCACATTGTGGAAGGATGGGGAAAACCCGGGGAAAGCGGGGGTGGTTATCCACGGCTGTCCACACGGTGGAATTTTTCCCCGAATTATCCCCCGGGTTATCCCCGGCAATCCACAGGTAATCCACAGCGTGGATAAAAACTCATGGTTTGCCGAGCAGGCGGTACATTTCGCGCTTGTAGGCCTCGACGCCGGGCTGGTCGAAGGGATTGACCTCGAGCAGGTAGCCGCTGATGGCCACGGCATGCATGAAGAAGTAAAGACAGGCGCCGAGTGGTCCGGGTGCCAGGCGTTCGAGCCAGACGGTCGAGACGGGCGCGCCGCCGTCGGCGTGGGCTTTGCGCGTGCCTTCGTAGGCTTTGCGGTTGACTTCCTGCACCGTACGGCCGGCCAGGTAGGCCAGGCCGTCGCGATCGTCGCCGGTATCCGGGATGGTCAGCGGTTCGGGTTCGCGTTCCACCATGAGGAACGTTTCGATCAGGTGCCGGCGGCCTTCCTGCACGTACTGGCCCAGCGAATGCAGGTCGGTGGAGTACTGGATGGCATCGGGGTAGAGCCCTTTGCCCGCTTTGCCCTCGCTTTCGCCGAAGAGTTGTTGCCACCAGGCGCCGATGCCGCTCAGCCGTGGCTCGAAGACGGCCAGCAGTTCGATGGCGTAGCCGCGTTCGTGAAAGAGGTAGCGCAGGGCGGCATAGTCGAGAGCCGGGTTGTCGGAAGCGTCGGTCAGGCGCTCGCACATCTCGACGGCGCCGTAGAACAGCGAGCGGATGTCGATGCCGGCCACCGCGATGGGGAGCAGTCCGACGGGCGTCAGCACCGAGAAGCGGCCGCCGACGCCGGGTGGGATGGCGTAGCGTCGGTAGCCGAAGGTTTCGGCCATGTCGTGCAGGCGGCCGCGGGCCGGATCGGTGGTAACGATGATGCGGCGGGCGGCGTCCGGAAAGCGGGCTTCCAGCCAGGGACGCAGCACGCGAAAGGCCAGCATGGTCTCCAGCGTGGTGCCGCTTTTGGAGATGACGTTGACATAGACCGACTTGCCTTCCAGATAGGCCAGCAGTTCTTTCAGATAGCGGCCGCTCAGGTGGTGGCCGGCGAACAGTACCTCAGGAAGGCGTGGGCGCTCGGTCTCGGCCTCGACGGGTGACCGAAATTGCGGGGCGAGCGCTTCGATGACGGCCCGGGCGCCCAGATAGGAACCACCGATGCCCAGGCACAGAAAGACGTCGGCCTGCTCGCGGATCTCGGCGGCCGTAGTGTCGATGTCTTCCAGCAGGGCATCGTCCGGCTGCAGCAGCAGGTCGCGCCAGCCGAGCATCTCGTGGCCGGGACCGGTACGCTCCAGCAGCATGCGATGAGCGGCTTCCGCGCGTGGGCGGACGGCCTCCAGATCGTGCGCTTCGAGAAAAGACAGGGCGGTGGAGAGATCGTAGCGAATCATGGTAGCGTAAACACTGGCTGTGGGTTGTAACTTTATCTTCCGTAAGATCGAATTTTTCTGCATAGTCCACCGAAAATCATGCGCGAATTTATTTCGGTCGAAGAAGCTCGAAACATCGTTCTGGAGCAGGTCACACCGCTTCCGGTCGAACGGGTGCCGCTGGCCGAGGCGCTGGGGCGGCGGCTGGCCGAGGCCGTGGTCAGCCGCGACGACATTCCGCCGTTTCCGAATGCGGCCATGGACGGCTATGCGGTGCGGCTGGCCGATGTGCAGCAGGTGCCTGCAACGCTTCGGGTCGTGGCCGACGTGGGGGCCGGACAGCTTCCGCCCGAGTCGATTCCGCCGGGCGCCTGCATCCGGATCATGACGGGCGCGCCGGTGCCGGCCTGGGCCGAGGCGGTCGTGCCCGTCGAGTGGACCGAAGCCGGGGCGAACGGCACCGTGCGCATTCTGCAGGCGCCGGCCGCCAATGAGAACATCCGTCCGGCCGGACAGGACGTGCGCGCTGGCGAGCGGTTCTTTGAGGTGGGCCAGCGCATCACGCCGCCGGCGGTGGCCATGCTGGCCACACTGGGCGTGGCCGAGGTGCCGGTTTTTCGGCGGCCCCGCGTGGCGATCGTCGCCACCGGCGACGAACTCATCGACGCGGGCCA contains these protein-coding regions:
- a CDS encoding universal stress protein gives rise to the protein MIRRILVALDPDTDTGIAVRYAAELARQHDASVTGLAVVDTGHIEASARGGGIGSMYYAEKLREQMTEEARAVARRLIEEFDDVAEKEGLRHRNTVAEGVPFRRILEDMKVHDLLVVGKEPHFFYSHPEEKTRTLVRVVRESVGPSFIVGTEYRPIQRVLIAYDGSDTAARTMQRFAQLRPFGTEVSVEVLTVYDDEEAETRLMLSLVQEYLQEHGFKVTTTARKGDRPEEAIVAFAQEIQADLIVAGAYATTGLKKLLFGSSTSALIEKTTVPLFLYH
- a CDS encoding glucose-6-phosphate isomerase; this translates as MIRYDLSTALSFLEAHDLEAVRPRAEAAHRMLLERTGPGHEMLGWRDLLLQPDDALLEDIDTTAAEIREQADVFLCLGIGGSYLGARAVIEALAPQFRSPVEAETERPRLPEVLFAGHHLSGRYLKELLAYLEGKSVYVNVISKSGTTLETMLAFRVLRPWLEARFPDAARRIIVTTDPARGRLHDMAETFGYRRYAIPPGVGGRFSVLTPVGLLPIAVAGIDIRSLFYGAVEMCERLTDASDNPALDYAALRYLFHERGYAIELLAVFEPRLSGIGAWWQQLFGESEGKAGKGLYPDAIQYSTDLHSLGQYVQEGRRHLIETFLMVEREPEPLTIPDTGDDRDGLAYLAGRTVQEVNRKAYEGTRKAHADGGAPVSTVWLERLAPGPLGACLYFFMHAVAISGYLLEVNPFDQPGVEAYKREMYRLLGKP